The proteins below are encoded in one region of Caulobacter henricii:
- a CDS encoding M20/M25/M40 family metallo-hydrolase, which produces MTNTSKRTGLVQDRRTLLTGAATFTLFTPGLTFAASGDLAAVRKAAEAGFDASVKRIQDWIALPSIAAENRDMDKGADYMMALARDAGFQQVEKVPTDGHPGVFATLDVGAKRWMGIYFMYDVKQFDPAEWSSPPLEARIVDKPGFGKVIVGRGAVNQKGPEAAFLAALHALRAAGRKSPVNLVLVCEGEEEIGSPHFHQIVSRPHILAALKRCEGVVIPAGWQSPSNGGVSVNLGAKGIVELELVASGAKWGRGPRTDIHSSEKARVDSPAWRLVQALTTLVTPDGNTPAIDGYFEKVRPLTARERELIGLAAQRMSEADAKRALGVDRWIDDLPWEKALERLASQPTINIEGLVSGYTGPGGKTVLPGRAVAKIDLRLVPNMTMADCVAKLRAHLDKRGFQDIEVNVSGGYDPTETDENSRLIRAELNSYKRLGVETSVYPRLAGSWPGAVFTSAPVGLPAGQFGLGHGSGAHAPNEYYVIESSNPKVEGLVGATMGYVDFLYEIASIR; this is translated from the coding sequence ATGACCAACACATCAAAGCGCACTGGCCTGGTCCAGGATCGCCGAACGCTGCTGACCGGGGCCGCTACCTTCACCCTGTTCACGCCGGGCCTGACCTTCGCTGCCAGCGGGGACCTGGCGGCCGTCCGCAAGGCCGCCGAAGCCGGCTTCGACGCTTCGGTCAAGCGCATCCAGGACTGGATCGCCCTGCCGTCCATCGCCGCCGAGAATCGCGACATGGACAAGGGGGCCGACTACATGATGGCCCTGGCCCGCGATGCCGGTTTCCAACAGGTCGAGAAGGTCCCGACCGATGGCCACCCCGGGGTCTTCGCCACCCTGGACGTCGGTGCCAAGCGGTGGATGGGCATCTACTTCATGTACGACGTGAAGCAGTTCGATCCCGCCGAGTGGAGTTCGCCGCCGCTGGAGGCGCGCATCGTCGACAAGCCGGGCTTCGGCAAGGTCATCGTGGGTCGCGGGGCCGTCAACCAGAAGGGCCCGGAAGCGGCGTTCCTCGCCGCGCTCCACGCCCTCCGCGCGGCCGGCCGTAAGTCACCGGTCAATCTGGTGCTGGTCTGCGAGGGCGAGGAAGAGATCGGCAGTCCGCACTTCCACCAGATCGTCAGCCGGCCACACATTCTGGCGGCGCTGAAGCGCTGCGAGGGCGTGGTCATTCCCGCGGGCTGGCAGAGCCCCAGCAATGGTGGCGTCAGTGTCAATCTGGGGGCCAAGGGCATAGTCGAGCTCGAACTGGTGGCCAGCGGAGCCAAATGGGGACGGGGTCCCCGGACCGATATCCATTCCAGCGAGAAGGCCAGGGTCGACAGCCCCGCCTGGCGACTGGTCCAGGCCCTGACCACCCTGGTCACCCCGGATGGCAATACGCCCGCGATAGACGGCTATTTCGAGAAGGTGCGCCCGCTGACCGCGCGCGAACGCGAACTGATCGGCCTGGCGGCCCAGCGCATGAGCGAGGCTGATGCCAAGCGGGCATTGGGGGTGGATCGCTGGATCGACGACCTGCCGTGGGAAAAGGCCCTGGAGCGCCTGGCCTCGCAGCCCACGATCAATATCGAGGGTCTGGTCTCGGGCTATACCGGCCCCGGCGGCAAGACCGTGCTGCCGGGTCGTGCCGTCGCCAAGATCGACCTGCGCCTGGTGCCCAACATGACCATGGCCGACTGCGTGGCCAAACTTAGGGCCCATCTCGACAAGCGCGGTTTCCAGGACATCGAGGTCAATGTCAGCGGTGGCTACGATCCTACCGAGACCGACGAGAACAGCCGGCTGATCCGCGCTGAACTCAATAGTTACAAGCGGCTGGGCGTCGAGACCTCGGTCTATCCGCGCCTGGCCGGCTCATGGCCGGGCGCGGTCTTCACCTCTGCGCCCGTCGGCCTGCCGGCCGGGCAGTTCGGTCTGGGCCACGGCAGCGGTGCTCACGCGCCGAACGAATACTACGTGATCGAATCCTCCAACCCGAAGGTCGAAGGCCTGGTCGGTGCCACCATGGGCTATGTCGATTTCCTCTACGAGATCGCCTCGATCCGCTGA
- the tuf gene encoding elongation factor Tu, protein MAKEKFERTKPHCNIGTIGHVDHGKTTLTAAITITLAKSGGGKAMNYADIDAAPEEKARGITINTAHVEYETANRHYAHVDCPGHADYVKNMITGAAQMDGAILVVSAADGPMPQTREHILLARQVGVPALVVYMNKVDLVDDEELLELVEMEVRELLSSYDFPGDDIPITKGSAKVAIDGGNPKIGEESIFALMQTVDDYIPQPARPLDLPFLMPVEDVFSISGRGTVVTGRIEKGIVKVGEEVEIVGIRPVQKTTCTGVEMFRKLLDQGQAGDNVGVLLRGTKREDVERGQVLCKPGSITPHTKFVAEAYILNKEEGGRHTPFFTNYRPQFYFRTTDVTGIIKLREGVEMIMPGDNAELDVELITPIAMDQGLRFAIREGGRTVGAGVVAKIVE, encoded by the coding sequence ATGGCCAAGGAAAAGTTCGAACGCACTAAGCCGCACTGCAACATCGGCACCATCGGTCACGTTGACCATGGCAAGACGACGCTGACGGCTGCGATCACCATCACGCTGGCCAAGTCCGGCGGCGGCAAGGCGATGAACTACGCCGACATCGACGCTGCGCCGGAAGAAAAGGCCCGCGGCATCACGATCAACACCGCGCACGTGGAATATGAGACGGCCAACCGTCACTATGCCCACGTCGACTGCCCCGGCCACGCCGACTATGTGAAGAACATGATCACCGGCGCGGCGCAGATGGACGGCGCGATCCTGGTGGTTTCGGCCGCTGACGGCCCGATGCCCCAGACCCGCGAGCACATCCTGCTGGCCCGTCAGGTCGGCGTTCCGGCCCTGGTCGTCTACATGAACAAGGTCGACCTGGTCGACGACGAAGAGCTGCTGGAACTGGTCGAGATGGAAGTGCGCGAGCTGCTTTCGTCCTATGACTTCCCGGGCGACGACATTCCGATCACCAAGGGCTCGGCCAAGGTCGCCATCGACGGTGGCAACCCCAAGATCGGTGAAGAGTCGATCTTCGCGCTGATGCAGACGGTTGACGACTACATCCCGCAGCCGGCCCGTCCGCTGGACCTGCCGTTCCTGATGCCGGTCGAAGACGTGTTCTCGATCTCGGGCCGCGGCACCGTGGTCACCGGCCGTATCGAAAAGGGTATCGTCAAGGTCGGCGAAGAAGTCGAAATCGTCGGCATCCGTCCGGTTCAGAAGACGACCTGCACGGGCGTCGAAATGTTCCGCAAGCTGCTGGACCAGGGCCAGGCTGGCGACAACGTCGGCGTTCTGCTGCGCGGCACCAAGCGCGAAGACGTCGAGCGCGGCCAGGTTCTCTGCAAGCCGGGTTCGATCACCCCGCACACGAAGTTCGTGGCTGAGGCCTATATCCTGAACAAGGAAGAAGGCGGCCGTCACACCCCGTTCTTTACCAACTATCGCCCGCAGTTCTACTTCCGCACGACGGACGTCACCGGGATCATCAAGCTGCGCGAAGGCGTGGAAATGATCATGCCGGGCGACAACGCCGAGCTGGACGTCGAGCTGATCACCCCGATCGCCATGGACCAGGGCCTGCGCTTCGCCATTCGCGAAGGCGGCCGTACGGTCGGCGCCGGCGTGGTTGCCAAGATCGTCGAGTAA
- the fusA gene encoding elongation factor G, with amino-acid sequence MARQHKIEDYRNFGIMAHIDAGKTTTTERILYYTGKSHKIGEVHDGAATMDWMEQEQERGITITSAATTAFWNGKRLNIIDTPGHVDFTIEVERSLRVLDGAVTVLDGNAGVEPQTETVWRQADKYNVPRIVFVNKMDKIGADFDKSVESIRDRLGAKAVPIQFPIGSETSLSGLVDLVRMKAVVWDNDALGANFRDEEIPADLMDKAVEARAYLVENAVEMDDEAMEAYLGGEEPSEEVIKKCLRKAVLTGAFYPILCGSAFKNKGVQTLLDAVVDYLPSPLDIPPTKGIDFKTEEEVVRRASDEEPLSVLAFKIMDDPFVGSLTFCRIYSGKLETGMGLLNATRDKRERVGRMLLMHSNNREDIKEAYAGDIVALAGLKETRTGDTLCDPLKSPVILERMEFPAPVIEIAVEPKSKADQEKLGVALQKLAAEDPSFTVSTDFESGQTILKGMGELHLDIKIDILKRTYKVEANIGAPQVAYRESLGRKVDIDYTHKKQTGGTGQFARVMITFEPGEPGSGFVFENSIVGGAVPKEYIPGVEKGLNSVKDNGLLAGFPLIDFKATLTDGKYHDVDSSVLAFEIASRAAFKELREKGAPKLLEPIMKVEVVTPEEYLGSVIGDLNSRRGMIQGQDMRGNATVVNAFVPLANMFGYVNTLRGMSQGRAQFSMVYDHYEPVPQHVADEVIKKYA; translated from the coding sequence ATGGCCCGCCAGCATAAAATCGAAGACTACCGTAACTTCGGCATCATGGCGCACATCGACGCCGGAAAGACGACGACGACCGAGCGGATCCTGTACTACACAGGTAAGTCGCACAAGATCGGCGAAGTCCACGATGGCGCCGCCACCATGGACTGGATGGAGCAGGAGCAGGAGCGCGGCATCACGATCACGTCGGCCGCGACGACTGCGTTCTGGAACGGCAAGCGCCTGAACATCATCGACACCCCCGGGCACGTCGACTTCACCATTGAAGTCGAACGCTCGCTCCGCGTGCTCGATGGCGCTGTCACCGTTCTGGACGGCAATGCCGGCGTTGAGCCCCAGACCGAAACCGTCTGGCGCCAGGCCGACAAGTACAATGTTCCGCGCATCGTGTTCGTCAACAAGATGGACAAGATCGGTGCCGACTTCGACAAGTCGGTCGAGTCGATCCGCGATCGCCTGGGCGCCAAGGCTGTTCCGATCCAGTTCCCGATCGGCTCGGAAACCTCGCTGAGCGGCCTGGTGGATCTGGTCCGCATGAAGGCCGTGGTTTGGGACAACGACGCCCTGGGCGCCAACTTCCGCGATGAAGAAATCCCTGCCGACCTGATGGACAAGGCTGTCGAGGCCCGTGCCTATCTGGTCGAGAACGCCGTCGAAATGGACGACGAGGCGATGGAAGCCTATCTGGGCGGCGAAGAGCCCTCGGAAGAAGTCATCAAGAAGTGCCTGCGCAAGGCCGTTCTGACCGGTGCCTTCTATCCGATCCTCTGCGGCTCGGCCTTCAAGAACAAGGGCGTGCAGACGCTCCTGGACGCCGTCGTCGACTACCTGCCGTCGCCGCTGGACATCCCGCCGACCAAGGGCATCGACTTCAAGACCGAAGAAGAAGTCGTGCGTCGCGCCTCGGACGAAGAGCCCCTGTCGGTTCTGGCGTTCAAGATCATGGACGACCCCTTCGTCGGTTCGCTGACCTTCTGCCGCATCTATTCGGGCAAGCTGGAAACCGGCATGGGCCTGCTCAACGCCACGCGCGACAAGCGCGAGCGCGTTGGCCGCATGCTGCTCATGCACTCCAACAACCGCGAAGACATCAAGGAAGCCTATGCCGGCGACATCGTCGCCCTGGCCGGCCTCAAGGAAACCCGCACCGGTGACACCCTGTGCGATCCGCTGAAGTCGCCGGTGATCCTGGAGCGCATGGAATTCCCGGCGCCCGTGATCGAAATCGCCGTCGAACCCAAGTCGAAGGCTGACCAGGAAAAGCTGGGCGTCGCCCTGCAAAAGCTGGCCGCTGAAGATCCGTCCTTCACCGTCTCGACCGACTTCGAAAGCGGCCAGACGATCCTGAAGGGCATGGGCGAACTGCACCTGGACATCAAGATCGACATCCTGAAGCGGACCTACAAGGTCGAAGCCAATATCGGCGCGCCGCAGGTTGCCTATCGCGAAAGCCTGGGCCGCAAGGTCGACATCGACTACACCCACAAGAAGCAGACCGGTGGTACGGGCCAGTTCGCCCGCGTCATGATCACCTTCGAGCCGGGCGAGCCGGGTTCGGGCTTCGTGTTCGAAAACTCGATCGTCGGTGGCGCGGTGCCCAAGGAATACATCCCGGGCGTCGAAAAGGGTCTGAACTCCGTCAAGGACAACGGCCTGCTGGCCGGCTTCCCGCTGATCGACTTCAAGGCCACCCTGACCGACGGCAAGTACCACGACGTCGACTCGTCGGTCCTAGCCTTCGAAATCGCTTCGCGCGCCGCCTTCAAGGAGCTGCGCGAAAAGGGCGCTCCCAAGCTGCTCGAGCCGATCATGAAGGTCGAGGTCGTGACCCCGGAAGAGTACCTGGGTTCGGTCATCGGTGACCTCAACAGCCGTCGTGGCATGATCCAGGGTCAAGACATGCGCGGCAACGCCACGGTGGTGAACGCCTTCGTGCCGCTGGCCAACATGTTCGGCTACGTGAACACCCTGCGGGGCATGTCGCAAGGCCGCGCCCAGTTCAGCATGGTCTACGATCACTACGAGCCGGTGCCGCAACACGTCGCCGACGAAGTGATCAAGAAGTACGCCTAA
- the rpsG gene encoding 30S ribosomal protein S7: MSRRRRAEKRQVLPDPKFGDLIVTKFMNYVMYEGKKAVAENIIYGAFDILENKRKDQGPLETFHSALDNVAPAIEVRSRRVGGATYQVPVEVRPDRRRALAIRWLVTAARKRGENTMTEKLAGELLDASNNRGTAVKKREDTHKMAEANRAFSHYRW, encoded by the coding sequence ATGTCCCGCCGCCGTCGCGCCGAGAAACGCCAAGTCCTGCCGGATCCCAAGTTTGGAGATCTGATCGTCACGAAGTTCATGAACTATGTGATGTATGAGGGCAAAAAAGCCGTCGCCGAAAACATCATATATGGTGCTTTCGACATCCTGGAAAACAAGCGCAAGGACCAAGGTCCGCTTGAGACCTTCCACTCCGCCCTGGACAACGTCGCCCCGGCGATCGAAGTCCGGTCGCGTCGCGTTGGCGGCGCCACCTATCAGGTGCCCGTGGAAGTCCGTCCGGACCGTCGTCGTGCCCTGGCCATCCGCTGGCTGGTGACCGCTGCGCGCAAGCGTGGCGAGAACACCATGACCGAAAAGCTGGCTGGTGAACTGCTCGATGCTTCCAACAACCGCGGCACCGCGGTGAAGAAGCGCGAAGACACCCACAAGATGGCTGAAGCCAACCGGGCGTTCTCGCACTACCGCTGGTAA
- the rpsL gene encoding 30S ribosomal protein S12: MPTVNQLIRKPRQPKPVRNKVPALKGCPQRRGVCTRVYTTTPKKPNSALRKVAKVRLTTGIEAVCYIPGEGHNLQEHSVVLIRGGRVKDLPGVRYHILRGVLDTQGVKDRKQRRSLYGAKRPK; encoded by the coding sequence ATGCCTACCGTCAACCAGCTCATCCGCAAACCGCGCCAGCCTAAGCCGGTCCGGAACAAGGTGCCGGCCCTCAAGGGCTGCCCACAACGTCGCGGTGTTTGCACCCGCGTCTATACGACGACCCCGAAGAAGCCGAACTCGGCTCTGCGTAAGGTCGCCAAGGTCCGTCTGACCACCGGCATTGAAGCCGTTTGCTACATCCCGGGCGAAGGCCACAACCTGCAGGAGCACTCGGTGGTGCTCATCCGCGGCGGCCGCGTCAAGGACTTGCCCGGCGTCCGCTATCACATCCTGCGCGGCGTCCTCGACACCCAAGGTGTTAAGGATCGTAAGCAGCGTCGTTCGCTCTACGGCGCCAAGCGTCCGAAGTAA
- the rpoC gene encoding DNA-directed RNA polymerase subunit beta', whose translation MNQEVLNIFNPVQAAPTFDQIRISLASPEKIRSWSFGEIKKPETINYRTFKPERDGLFCARIFGPTKDYECLCGKYKRMKYKGIICEKCGVEVTLARVRRERMGHIELASPVAHIWFLKSLPSRIAMMLDMPLKDIERVLYFEYYIITEPGLTPLKQHQLLSEDDYMRAQEEYGDDSFTAEIGAEAVQNLLKAIDLDKEADRLREELAGTVSDMKQKKFSKRLKILEAFSESGNRPEWMVLTVVPVIPPELRPLVPLDGGRFATSDLNDLYRRVINRNNRLKRLIELRAPDIIIRNEKRMLQESVDALFDNGRRGRVITGANKRPLKSLADMLKGKQGRFRQNLLGKRVDYSGRSVIVVGPDLKLHECGLPKKMALELFKPFIYARLDAKGLSGTVKQSKRMVEREQPQVWDILEEVIREHPVLLNRAPTLHRLGIQAFEPKLIEGKAIQLHPLVCAAFNADFDGDQMAVHVPLSLEAQLEARVLMMSTNNILSPANGRPIIVPSQDIVLGLYYLSVARDGEPGEGKIFSDIAEIEAAMDAGVVSLHAKIKSRFTEVDADGVARRRVIDTTPGRMKIAALLPRHPQVGHRLIEKALTKKEIGNLIDIVYRHCGQKATVIFADQIMGLGFKEAAKAGISFGKDDIIIPQRKEAIVAETRSLAEEYEQQYADGLITKGEKYNKVVDAWAKATDRVADEMMAELQMKHKDENGREKEINAIYMMAHSGARGSQAQMKQLGGMRGLMAKPSGEIIETPIVSNFKEGLTVQEYFNSTHGARKGLADTALKTANSGYLTRRLVDVAQDCIIVEEDCGTTRGITLRAVVEGGDVLVSLGARVLGRFSAEDIKDPATGELVVPADTYLDENMADAIEAAAVQSVKVRSVLTCEAKIGVCGACYGRDLARGTPVNIGEAVGVIAAQSIGEPGTQLTMRTFHIGGTAQVAEQSFFESSNDGTVRVTGATVTGADGFLVVMSRNTAVSVLVDGKERENYKPPYGARLKIKDGEKVKRGQRLADWDPYTTPIITEVAGRIRAEDLVDGFSVREETDEATGIAQRVIADWRTSARASDLRPAMGVLGEDGSYVRLANGGEARYLMSVGAILSVADGDMVKPGEVIARIPTEGAKTRDITGGLPRVAELFEARRPKDCAVIAEMDGRVEFGKDYKNKRRIKITPEVDADGNQGEPVEFLIPKGKHIAVHDGDFIARGEYIIDGNLDPHDILRILGVEALANFLVDEIQEVYRLQGVPINDKHIETIVRQMLQKVEILEPGDTGLIKGDQLDKPEFYIEQDRAVARGGRPATTQPVLLGITKASLQTKSFISAASFQETTRVLTEASVHGKTDTLEGLKENVIVGRLIPAGTGSYLRSLQRVAAKRDEQLAQQREDAMEPLPEAIALADAE comes from the coding sequence ATGAACCAGGAAGTCCTGAACATCTTCAATCCGGTCCAGGCCGCTCCGACCTTCGACCAGATCCGTATTTCGCTGGCTTCGCCTGAAAAGATCCGCTCGTGGTCGTTCGGCGAGATCAAGAAGCCGGAAACCATCAACTACCGTACGTTCAAGCCCGAGCGTGACGGCCTGTTCTGCGCCCGTATCTTTGGCCCGACCAAGGACTACGAATGCCTGTGCGGCAAGTACAAGCGCATGAAGTACAAGGGCATCATCTGCGAAAAGTGCGGTGTTGAAGTCACCCTGGCCCGCGTCCGTCGCGAGCGCATGGGCCACATCGAACTGGCCTCGCCGGTCGCGCACATCTGGTTCCTGAAGTCGCTGCCCTCGCGCATCGCCATGATGCTCGACATGCCGCTGAAGGACATCGAGCGCGTCCTGTACTTCGAATACTACATCATCACCGAGCCGGGCCTGACCCCGCTGAAGCAGCACCAGCTGCTCAGCGAGGACGACTATATGCGCGCCCAGGAAGAATACGGCGATGACAGCTTCACCGCCGAGATCGGTGCCGAGGCCGTGCAGAACCTGCTGAAGGCGATCGACCTCGACAAGGAAGCCGACCGCCTGCGTGAAGAGCTGGCCGGCACCGTGTCGGACATGAAGCAGAAGAAGTTCAGCAAGCGCCTGAAGATCCTCGAAGCCTTCTCGGAATCGGGCAACCGCCCCGAGTGGATGGTGCTGACGGTCGTGCCGGTGATCCCGCCGGAACTGCGCCCGCTGGTGCCGCTGGACGGCGGCCGCTTCGCCACCTCCGACCTGAATGACCTCTATCGCCGGGTCATCAACCGCAACAACCGCCTGAAGCGCCTGATCGAGCTGCGCGCCCCTGACATCATCATCCGCAACGAAAAGCGGATGCTGCAGGAGTCGGTCGACGCCCTGTTCGACAACGGCCGTCGCGGTCGCGTCATCACCGGCGCCAACAAGCGTCCGCTGAAGTCGCTGGCCGACATGCTGAAGGGCAAGCAGGGTCGCTTCCGTCAGAACCTGCTCGGCAAGCGCGTCGACTATTCGGGCCGCTCGGTCATCGTGGTCGGTCCCGACCTGAAGCTGCACGAATGCGGCCTGCCCAAGAAGATGGCACTCGAGCTGTTCAAGCCGTTCATCTATGCGCGTCTGGACGCCAAGGGCCTGTCAGGCACCGTCAAGCAGTCCAAGCGCATGGTCGAGCGCGAACAGCCCCAGGTGTGGGACATCCTCGAAGAGGTGATCCGCGAGCACCCGGTCCTGCTGAACCGCGCGCCGACGCTTCACCGTCTGGGCATCCAGGCGTTCGAGCCCAAGCTGATCGAGGGCAAGGCCATCCAGCTGCACCCGCTGGTCTGCGCCGCCTTCAACGCCGACTTCGACGGCGACCAGATGGCCGTTCACGTCCCGCTGAGCCTTGAGGCCCAGCTGGAAGCCCGCGTCCTGATGATGTCGACCAACAACATCCTGTCGCCCGCCAACGGTCGCCCGATCATCGTGCCGTCGCAGGACATCGTCCTGGGTCTGTACTATCTGTCGGTCGCCCGCGACGGCGAGCCGGGTGAAGGCAAGATCTTCAGCGACATCGCCGAAATCGAAGCCGCCATGGACGCCGGCGTCGTCAGCCTGCACGCCAAGATCAAGTCGCGCTTCACGGAAGTGGACGCCGATGGCGTGGCACGTCGCCGCGTGATCGACACCACGCCTGGCCGGATGAAGATCGCCGCCCTGCTGCCGCGTCACCCGCAGGTGGGTCACCGCCTGATCGAAAAGGCGCTGACCAAGAAGGAAATCGGCAATCTGATCGACATCGTCTACCGCCACTGCGGTCAGAAGGCGACGGTCATCTTTGCCGACCAGATCATGGGTCTGGGCTTCAAGGAAGCGGCCAAGGCCGGCATTTCCTTCGGCAAGGACGACATCATCATCCCGCAGCGGAAAGAGGCCATCGTCGCCGAAACCCGCTCGCTGGCTGAAGAATATGAGCAGCAGTACGCCGACGGCCTGATCACCAAGGGTGAGAAGTACAACAAGGTCGTTGACGCCTGGGCCAAGGCCACCGATCGCGTCGCTGACGAGATGATGGCCGAGCTTCAGATGAAGCATAAGGACGAGAACGGCCGCGAGAAGGAAATCAACGCCATCTACATGATGGCCCACTCCGGTGCTCGTGGTTCGCAGGCCCAGATGAAGCAGCTGGGCGGCATGCGCGGTCTGATGGCCAAGCCCTCGGGCGAGATCATCGAGACCCCGATCGTCTCGAACTTCAAGGAAGGCCTGACCGTTCAGGAGTACTTCAACTCCACCCACGGTGCCCGTAAGGGTCTGGCCGACACCGCGCTGAAGACCGCCAACTCGGGTTACCTGACCCGTCGTCTGGTCGACGTCGCGCAGGACTGCATCATCGTCGAGGAAGACTGCGGCACCACGCGGGGCATCACCCTGCGCGCCGTCGTCGAGGGCGGCGACGTTCTGGTCTCGCTGGGCGCCCGCGTCCTGGGCCGTTTCTCGGCCGAGGACATCAAGGACCCGGCGACCGGCGAGCTGGTCGTTCCGGCCGATACCTATCTCGACGAAAACATGGCCGACGCCATCGAGGCGGCTGCCGTGCAGTCGGTGAAAGTGCGTTCGGTCCTGACCTGCGAAGCCAAGATCGGCGTCTGCGGTGCCTGCTACGGCCGCGACCTGGCCCGTGGTACCCCGGTCAACATCGGTGAAGCGGTCGGCGTCATCGCCGCCCAGTCCATCGGTGAGCCCGGCACCCAGCTGACGATGCGAACCTTCCACATCGGCGGCACCGCCCAGGTGGCCGAGCAGTCGTTCTTCGAAAGCAGCAACGACGGTACGGTCCGCGTGACCGGTGCCACCGTGACCGGCGCCGACGGCTTCCTGGTCGTGATGAGCCGCAACACGGCCGTCAGCGTCCTGGTCGACGGCAAGGAACGCGAAAACTACAAGCCGCCTTACGGCGCGCGCCTGAAGATCAAGGACGGCGAGAAGGTCAAGCGCGGACAGCGCCTGGCCGATTGGGACCCCTACACCACCCCAATCATCACCGAAGTCGCCGGCCGCATTCGCGCCGAAGACCTGGTGGACGGCTTCTCCGTCCGCGAGGAAACCGACGAAGCCACCGGTATCGCGCAACGCGTGATCGCCGACTGGCGCACCTCGGCCCGCGCTTCGGACCTGCGTCCGGCCATGGGCGTGCTGGGCGAAGACGGCTCCTATGTCCGTCTGGCTAACGGCGGCGAGGCTCGCTACCTGATGTCGGTCGGGGCCATTCTGTCGGTGGCCGATGGCGACATGGTCAAGCCGGGCGAGGTCATCGCACGGATCCCGACCGAAGGTGCCAAGACCCGCGACATCACCGGCGGTCTGCCACGCGTCGCCGAACTCTTCGAAGCCCGCCGTCCGAAGGACTGCGCGGTCATCGCGGAAATGGACGGTCGCGTCGAATTCGGCAAGGATTACAAGAATAAGCGCCGTATCAAGATCACCCCGGAAGTCGATGCAGACGGCAACCAAGGCGAGCCGGTCGAGTTCCTGATCCCCAAGGGCAAGCACATCGCAGTGCACGATGGCGACTTCATCGCGCGCGGCGAGTACATCATCGACGGCAACCTGGATCCGCACGACATCCTGCGCATCCTCGGCGTCGAGGCCCTGGCCAACTTCCTCGTGGACGAAATCCAGGAGGTCTATCGACTGCAGGGCGTGCCGATCAACGACAAGCACATCGAGACGATCGTTCGTCAGATGCTGCAGAAGGTCGAGATCCTGGAGCCGGGCGATACGGGCCTGATCAAGGGCGATCAGCTCGACAAGCCCGAGTTCTACATCGAGCAGGACCGCGCCGTCGCGCGGGGTGGTCGTCCGGCCACCACCCAGCCGGTGCTGCTCGGTATCACCAAGGCCTCGCTGCAAACCAAGAGCTTCATCTCGGCCGCGTCGTTCCAGGAAACGACCCGCGTCCTGACCGAAGCCTCGGTGCACGGCAAGACCGACACCCTGGAAGGCCTGAAGGAAAACGTCATCGTGGGTCGCCTGATCCCCGCCGGTACGGGTTCCTATCTGCGCAGCCTGCAGCGCGTCGCCGCCAAGCGCGACGAGCAACTGGCCCAGCAGCGTGAAGATGCGATGGAGCCTCTTCCCGAGGCCATCGCCCTCGCCGACGCCGAATAG